GCCTCTGGTGAAGCCAGCGTCTCTTCAAACCAGCAGTCCTCTTTTGCCATTCCGAACCCAAATCCagtcaaaaaaaagaggagcctTCCAGGAAACCCAGGTCTCACATCTAACTGAAGGAGatttgcttcttctttttttatgctTGTTCCTCTCTAGTATTCATTGGTGTCTGCCATGCTTCGTAATTATTTATGGGGTTTTGGTGTTTAGACCCGGATGCTGAAGTGATAGCACTGTCCCCCAAGTCGCTGATGGCAACCAATAGGTTCGTATGCGAGATCTGCAGCAAAGGTTTCCAGAGAGACCAGAACCTGCAGCTCCACAGGAGGGGTCATAACCTCCCATGGAAGCTGAAGCAGAGGAGCAGCAAGGAGGTGAGGAAGAAGGTGTACATCTGCCCAGAGGTCGCATGCGTGCACCATGATCCCTCCAGGGCTCTCGGGGACCTCACCGGGATCAAGAAGCACTTCTGCAGGAAGCATGGGGAGAAGAAGTGGAAATGTGACAAGTGCTCCAAGAAATATGCTGTTCAGTCTGACTGCAAAGCCCACACCAAGATCTGTGGCACAAGGGAATATAGGTGCGACTGTGGAACCCTCTTCTCAAGGTAGCATCACCAACCCTAAAGCTCAATTAAAATAAGGAACTATAAGCTGTTCATAGGGTTACAACTAGTTCAGTTTGCTTGAATTAATATTGTGTCAAGACCATTAAGCATTAAAATTTAGCCTTTTTTCGGTTTGATGGAATTGGGAGGGGAACACCCCTTCTACCTGTTGGGTTATGATCATCGAGGTACAGCAAAAAGGAAGATGGAATAAGGGGTGAGAAGGGAATAAAGTTGGAGAACGGCTAAGTATGCCTGTGGACATAGAGAGGAGTCATGAGGCTGAAGCCTACTTTCATTTCTGacgccccttttttttttttttttttgcttctttttgGAGTTTTGTGAACTTTTTTGAATGGTATCTCCCCTACTTTGTTCTGCTTTATTCAATCCTTTTCGCTTTCCTTCTTTTGTTGCTTATGCTGCTGGAACTGCTGGTGTTCGCAGAAGGGACAGCTTTATCACCCACAGAGCCTTCTGTGATGCATTGGCTGAAGAGAGTGAGAGAGCTATCGCAGCAAACACTGTGGCTGATGACCATCCACCGCTGTGCTCTCAGGCCGCAGCATCCCATGACCCCTCTACTCTTCCAAATGCTAGCGTACAGCAAGCCCAGTTCCCGCACCTGCCCTCTACTCTTCCAAATTTTAGCGTACAGCAAGCCCAGTTCCCGCACCTGATGAGAACCACAGAGGCCAGCGCCAGCACTGGAAGCAGTCAGGGTCTCCAAGAGCTTTCGCTAAAAGGAGAGCACCAGGAGCAGGATTATTTCAGCATGAGACCGGGAATCCCGCCATGGATAGCCTGCCAGGGCCCTGGTCCACCACTAGACCTCTCTGCCTCTATTTACTCGACGAGGTTGGGACCTGAGTTCCAAAATGAGAACCAACCCCCAAACCCACCTGTATACCAGACCTCAGCAGCCACACCTCACCTGTCAGCCACTGCACTGCTCCAGAAGGCAGCTCAGATGGGTGCAAGCATGAGCAGACCTCCAAACAGTGGTCAGATGGCAGCTCACACCATCAGTGCTGCTGGTTTTGGCCTCGGCTTGTCTTCACACCAAGAGATGTGGGGGGGTGGGGATGGAGGTGGCGGTCATGTGCTCAAAGATATGATGATGGCTTCTATGTCATCAGCTCCTGGTCTTGGTGGAGGGTCCTTTGGGGGAGCCTTGGGTGGGATACTGGGCTTGAAGAGAGAGGGCAATGGTGTTGAGGACCTGACAAGAAGCCATGGAAGAATGaacgagggaggaggaggaggaggaggaggtcgtGGTGGGAATGATGGAATGACAAGAGACTTCCTGGGTCTTAGGACCTTCTCCCATAGGGAGATTCTCAACATGGCTGGGCTGGACCCTTGCATGGCCTCCTCTTCCTATGAGCAGCTCCAAGAGAACAACGAAACATGGCGTGGGTAGTTTGCTCAAATGGAACTGGTATGaatatcttttctttctttttaaaagcTTCTGTCTTCTTCCCAAAGGGAGGAATCTTTGTTTCTACATCTTTATTTCTTCTAAGTAGGATTCATCATAAGCTAGCTTTATAATATCCTATGGCACTTTAATATTTACACATGTTGCTATATAAATGTCTGATAAATAATAATCTTCCTCATGTGCTTCTATGCTGAGGGTAAATCCTTTGTATGCCGTGCATGTTTAATGCTACGGGAATTACTATTTTTGAAACAAGAGAAATGCTAGGGAAGTTTAGATTATGCTATTTGCTTGGActgcttttctttttgatctAGTTTTGTTGGGTACGGAGTACCAATAAACAAAATTTTCCTTCTCTTATTCTCTTCTGTTGCTAAGAGTGAACACCCATTTTAGCACATTCGAATAAAATAAGTTTCCTAAGTCcagattaaattaaaaaaaaaagagttgaaAAGCTGAAACTCGAACTACGGAATGATTTGAGAGTTACCTATTAACAGGGAGCGACATATATAGCCATTAATGGAAGCAGATGTTGAATATTGATCCATTAAGCTTACAGAATATagccaagatttttttttggcagtCACTGTCTTCAACTTTCTTTAGATAAGCTTATGGAAGCATAATAGTATTTACAACCTAGGAAGCATCCAATTCCCATGTTGGTTATGAACTGGATATTGTCCTAATGTTGTTGTATAGAGATAGATTAAACTCTCTTAAATTATATCAGTATGTTTATGATGAGCAGGGcttgtttttttttgctaaacatAACTGTTAAATTCCAAAGctgcatcatcaaaattaaaattttaattttggatcACAATTCTCTTTTTAGGCTTCCCCCAGTTGTTTTAATCTTCTATCGACAAGAAGACATTACAAGAAGACATTATAATAAAGGGCTTCTTTGCATCGAAGCCCCACATCCTCATCTATCTTCTGTGCGGCAAAACCATCTACTTAATCTTTAGAGAAGATTTCAGTCCATACATATATGGGTCAGAGATTTGACTGAACTCCATGAGACATAAGAGCAGCTGCTTGCAGTAGTTACAATGAAAACATAGAAGTGGGAATGCTACCAACAAGCAAGTACTGTAAGGGTGAAAACATAAGAGTTTCCATTAGGTGCTGAATTAACTTAGTTTGGAACGTCTGAATGATCAGGATGCAATCATGTTTTCTATAAAACTAAGGAGATAATCAGTTCCAAAATTTCTCGTAACGGCTATTTACTAATCGAGGTACTTGAAATGAAGGAATTAGATGCGCTCATTTGCCCATCTGAAGCATAAAACTTCTCCAAGATCATGATATATATAACTAGGCTTTGGATTTGTTTGTTTAAGCTATGCATATATGGAGCTTTATCAGAGAGAAAATCCTGCAGTGGACATCGGTGGTAAGCGACAGACACTGAATTGTGGGCCAGCGGAGGAGATGATGATATTGGCAAGAAGACGAGAAAGAATCAATATGCTTGAATCTTGATACTATCTTTGCTCGCTGATTTCAATGGCCttttctctaatttatgatgGAGAATATATATTATTAGGTCAGGAAAGCGGTTTGGCTCCTCCGGCCAGCAAGAATGCTAAAAGTTCCCATAAGGCGTGGTGCGAGTCTAGAAGATGGACCATTAGTGTTCGTCCGTACGTATGATAGCAGTGATATTTGTTTCTCAACTTGATAACGAGAGGTGTAGCCAAAAATATATTAAACTAAGGGGATTACGATGCATTAAAAAGGGACATAAAAGTGTTTAGAAATAGGAGAAAAATAAAACTTCAAGTCATATGTAATTTGAGCAATGGATATCTAAACATTTAAACTTAAATGGAAGGGAATGAGGTCTCGAGTAcctcttttctctccctctatGTAGCTCATGTCAGCCCAGTCCACAGCCTGCCTGCAGTATATGTATgtcgatctctctctctctctcagaaaTCATATGGTGCACCACCTGCACGTATAGCGGTGCATCACGCCAATCATATGCACTCGTTTCACTAGTAAAATTGGTTTAAATGAAAAAGAGTATCTCATGACAATTCTTTCTAAGCCTattatgtgtttttttttctttttgagataATTTATCAggataataaatttaaatttatgccTTAAGACTCAAACCCAATTCATTGGTATTCAAGCCCTACTAACTTTATCAGTTGAATCAGCTTATAATTTATACCCGCTTTGAGCTGACTATAATTGAGAAACACTGAAGGAATAAAGAAATCTTACATAACAAAATTACGCATCAAATGGATAAATCTGACGTTCGATATATCGATCACCAAGTGATAGGAAGGGGATACTTATTATAATCTTGTGGCAAAGTTATAGGAAATTCTTTGCTATGAGGTTGTAGAGGTTGATCCATTGCTCCAGcgcatataatttgtttttgttttctataAATACAAATTGATTTCAAGCCGACAAGAGTTTTACTAGTAGTATATGTTGTCAAATCCATCTCAAGATGCATGCTAGATACATCAAGATGTTCTTTGGTTGTACACAAaaatcaatattatatatatactttTCAAGGCTACTAAGCATTCATCCCGAGACAGATTATACAACTTTCATGGTTAGTAAAAATGTGCATTTTCTTGATCTTAATTTTCTCATGTTCGACAAAATATAACTCGTGCTGAACTTGAGCATAAAGTCGATCTCCTAATATGTCAAGATAGAAGTTCGAACCATTCTCATGTCTAACAAAATATAACTCACATGGAACTTGCTCATTAAATTGAGCTCCTAACATGTTAGTATAGGAGTTTGAAGTACATAGCCTGGCTTAACAAGGCATTGTTGTTATTGTAGTGTCCATCAATTACAATTAGAAAATGTTTCAAGGCACCCATTATGTGCACATAAAAATCTTCATTAAATCTACAACCATTAATTAGCTCTATCATAGTACGCTGTACCAATCCGAACCGGATGGTATGGAACATACCGTACCATATCGATTTGGTACCGATAATTCGGTATGGGTGGCGTACCGACATTCGGTAtgtcaaaaaaattctgtatcATACTGTActgacactgtgctagtgtagCACCAGTAAAAGTCCAGTATCGAAATGTCGAACCTTGAGCTCTATATATCAAATACTATGTGTTTGCAACAAATACAGCGAGTTGTACCAATCGTCTGTTGCCACATGGAAAGAGAAATGTTCGGATGATTTCTTATTGCAATCTTGTGCATCAGCTCAAAATGTTGCATCGCGCGAGCTGGGGTTAGGAATTATGTGATTCCGTCGTTTTAAGCTGTTATCGTTACAAACAGTCTTTCCAACCAGCAAGACAACGGGACTCGTAACAATCTAAGCGAGAGACATCGGTCGAACCAGTTGAACTCATATAGCTTGTCgagatagaaaaagaaaataattagtATGTGTCTACTTTTTCCAGAGAGATGCCAATAGCTCGTTTCCTTTTTGGATGTGAAGCAATGTAGATCCAAAACGCCCAACAGCCATAAATATTAGTCTCTGAAATGGAGCAAGAGTAACACATCTATCAAGGAAGGAGTTTTTTAATCAAATCTGCAAACTTCTGTGGTGCAAGTTAGGTCTAGTGTCATTATGTGGCTGCCTAGAGAGATCATACTGATTAATTGAATACATTTGACCATCCGGCCACCTAAACACCTTTTGTTGTCCTTGAAAGCTACCTACTTAAATGTAAAGCAACTATCAGAGTTAATTTACCtgatcttttattttatttatctaACCTGCTATAAATAAACCAATGTAATAGGTTGATCAACAATGATATCttgtggtgatattgaaaaTGTATTGGTTGTATTTCTGAATAAAAAGTCCAAGAAAATGAGCTTTTTCTGAAGCATTTACCTGACGTGCATGGTGAGAGAGACACAGTCACATAGTACAAAATAAGCATCTTTTTTGCCCTCGtactaattttctttttccattttttaaGATTGTTGTCACTTTTAACATTGAGAGTCAACAATGTGACTTTGTTGCATAAATTACTCAGATtcattatatttaatatatgtgGGGAAGCGAATCAATCCCAAAACCTGTGGCAAGATCTATACAGCTGAGACTAGAGTAGAGAGGAAGTGTAATTTTAgttctaaaaattctaaaacaCTCTGATTCTGTTGCTTTCTTGTGCACTGCACGAGCTCGAATTTGTACTGTGAAAACTATGGTAGTCAGTTTGTGTCCAAAATTTAAGCTCGTGAAAATTATGGAACTAATGCTGGACTTTCAATAGCTGATCAGAGATTTCTGGGTTGAATTGCATTTACCTGGCTCTTACTTCATCTGAATCCGTTTTTATATGTTTTTAACTTTTTTCATCCTCTAAGCTATGAGACGCTAGGATTGATAGAGTGCTTTCAGTCAAATCGGCAAaaatctttccttcttttttatgAAACAGATGAATCATATCATTCTAGCGTGAATACAACCAAAAGCTTCAACATATAAAATATTCCAAAATTCCATAAGAGTCACGAAGATAAAGCTCCACATGATATTGCCAGAATGATGGTTAACATGAGAAGCAACCCAATCGACCGCATCGTTAACTTCCCAGTATATATAACTTGCTTCAATGGGCGAAAGCGTCAAAATCATCTTCGGTAGATCAGCCAATAGGGGATAAATCCTAATTACATGTCCATCCACGATGTTAATCCAACTAATGGTTCTCTTGGGGTCACCCTCAGGTAAGTTTCGATTAGCCCTCAAGATTGTAATATCATAGAAGATCCCCTCCAAAGCACCTATTAATTTAGCTAGGGCAACTGAGGTGCCATATAATTAAACACTCCGAGCCACCACTAAACTAGAGTTCCAGTTGCGAATAATGAAATCAGCACCGCCGTGCTTCATCATCCAGCACGCTACCATCAAAGTTAATATTAAGAAAGCTCAGTAGCGCAGGTTCTCAGGTGATCGAGATAGACCGTAACCGGATGAGAATCATGAGTTGCGGTAACTGCTGAAATGGAAACCCAGCTTTCCCCTGCAAGCCTCGATCCACTAATAGTCTTGGTGCGGCTGTATTCATCGGCTTGTGTGAGGGCTTTTATGCATATGTCACATGGGGACTTTGATCTACATCCTGAAAGAGTCTTCCATTCCTAGCTGGCCAGAAAAACATGATATGAAGCATAAGCATGATTATCCTACCTCTTGTGGTGCACATCATCCCTCATGACTTGCAGGAACGAGTCTAAGGAATcaaagcgagagagagagagagagagagagagagagagagagagagagagagctgatGGGTGCACGAACCCGGCTCCAAACATGCATGGGTCTCGGGCACTCAAACAACACATGACTCAGTCTTCCCACTGTGTGGGCACCATTCGCAATCTGGAGTGCTATGAATGCCCCGGCGGTGCAAGATACTACAGCAGGGAAGCTGGCTGATTCCAAGCTGCCTTCAAGAGGAAGAATGCCACTCTCGGATGAGTACCAACCTTCCAAACCCAAGCCTACGTCCCTCTTATCAGGTGGACCACTCCAGAAAACCTTGTATAGTCTCTAGTCCGCCATGCGTAATACTCCAACCTAGGTTGTCCAGTTTCTTTGCCAAACCTCTCCAAATGCCTGGCGGATGAAAAGGGTCCCTGAATCATTAGGTCTTTCACCATTAGATGATCTCCAACATGTTAACAGTCAAATGAGGTAAGCAGGCTGTTCGGTGGGGTGGTAAAAAGCCAAGGATCACTGAGCACATTCACTGACTCGATCTCCATCACCAAGCGTCCGTTGAAGCCGGAGGTTGGCACGGAGGAAGGCATACT
This portion of the Phoenix dactylifera cultivar Barhee BC4 chromosome 11, palm_55x_up_171113_PBpolish2nd_filt_p, whole genome shotgun sequence genome encodes:
- the LOC103719621 gene encoding zinc finger protein GAI-ASSOCIATED FACTOR 1-like isoform X2; amino-acid sequence: MMEGLGIQKHQAAEENMSNLTSASGEASVSSNQQSSFAIPNPNPVKKKRSLPGNPDPDAEVIALSPKSLMATNRFVCEICSKGFQRDQNLQLHRRGHNLPWKLKQRSSKEVRKKVYICPEVACVHHDPSRALGDLTGIKKHFCRKHGEKKWKCDKCSKKYAVQSDCKAHTKICGTREYRRDSFITHRAFCDALAEESERAIAANTVADDHPPLCSQAAASHDPSTLPNASVQQAQFPHLPSTLPNFSVQQAQFPHLMRTTEASASTGSSQGLQELSLKGEHQEQDYFSMRPGIPPWIACQGPGPPLDLSASIYSTRLGPEFQNENQPPNPPVYQTSAATPHLSATALLQKAAQMGASMSRPPNSGQMAAHTISAAGFGLGLSSHQEMWGGGDGGGGHVLKDMMMASMSSAPGLGGGSFGGALGGILGLKREGNGVEDLTRSHGRMNEGGGGGGGGRGGNDGMTRDFLGLRTFSHREILNMAGLDPCMASSSYEQLQENNETWRG
- the LOC103719621 gene encoding zinc finger protein GAI-ASSOCIATED FACTOR 1-like isoform X1, which gives rise to MMEGLGIQKHQAAEENMSNLTSASGEASVSSNQQSSFAIPNPNPVKKKRSLPGNPDPDAEVIALSPKSLMATNRFVCEICSKGFQRDQNLQLHRRGHNLPWKLKQRSSKEVRKKVYICPEVACVHHDPSRALGDLTGIKKHFCRKHGEKKWKCDKCSKKYAVQSDCKAHTKICGTREYRCDCGTLFSRRDSFITHRAFCDALAEESERAIAANTVADDHPPLCSQAAASHDPSTLPNASVQQAQFPHLPSTLPNFSVQQAQFPHLMRTTEASASTGSSQGLQELSLKGEHQEQDYFSMRPGIPPWIACQGPGPPLDLSASIYSTRLGPEFQNENQPPNPPVYQTSAATPHLSATALLQKAAQMGASMSRPPNSGQMAAHTISAAGFGLGLSSHQEMWGGGDGGGGHVLKDMMMASMSSAPGLGGGSFGGALGGILGLKREGNGVEDLTRSHGRMNEGGGGGGGGRGGNDGMTRDFLGLRTFSHREILNMAGLDPCMASSSYEQLQENNETWRG